A genomic segment from Malus domestica chromosome 05, GDT2T_hap1 encodes:
- the LOC103435153 gene encoding 9-cis-epoxycarotenoid dioxygenase NCED2, chloroplastic-like, translating to MTTLPKAPNCNSWAKMHHSFSSSSSSSSSVLDPMGFPKRSIFLKSSKNRRSSSSIHCALQSPSVLHFPKQPCNTPVVTKEATPAKPKTHQLPQWNLLQKAAAMAIDMVEGALVSRERQNPLPKTSDPRVQIAGNYAPVPEQAVRHCLPITGTIPDCINGVYLRNGANPLHEPVAGHHLFDGDGMVHAVSIDSGSASYACRFTETQRLVQEREMGRPVFPKAIGELHGHSGIARLLLFFARGALGLLDKNHGTGVANAGLVYHNGRLLAMSEDDLPYHVRVTKSGDLETVGRYDFDSQLGSTMIAHPKVDPESGSLHALSYDVVQKPYLKYFHFSPNGSKSPDVEIPLAGPTMMHDFAITENYVVIPDQQVVFKLGEMITGGSPVIYDKSKMSRFGILKKNDVNADDIIWVDSPDTFCFHLWNAWEEPESAEVVVIGSCMTPPDSIFNECDENLKSVLSEIRLNLKTGESSRRAILSESDDVNLEAGMVNRNLLGRKTRFAYLAIAEPWPKVSGFAKVDLFTGEVKKFFYGEKMYGGEPFFVPSTEEGASEDDGYILTFVHDEKNWKSELQIVNAVNMKLEATVKLPSRVPYGFHGTFIESKDLVNQA from the coding sequence atGACAACTCTTCCAAAAGCACCCAACTGTAACAGTTGGGCAAAAATGCATcactctttctcttcttcttcttcttcttcctcatcagTATTGGATCCTATGGGCTTCCCAAAAAGGTCCATCTTCTTGAAGAGCAGCAAAAACCGCAGAAGTTCTAGTAGCATTCACTGTGCTTTGCAATCTCCCTCGGTTCTTCACTTCCCAAAACAACCCTGCAACACACCAGTAGTTACCAAGGAAGCCACTCCTGCAAAACCCAAAACACATCAGCTTCCACAGTGGAACTTACTACAGAAAGCAGCTGCCATGGCGATCGACATGGTCGAAGGAGCGTTAGTCTCACGCGAGCGCCAAAACCCACTTCCCAAAACCTCAGACCCACGTGTCCAAATCGCCGGAAACTACGCTCCGGTGCCGGAACAAGCCGTCCGCCACTGCTTACCAATTACCGGCACCATACCTGACTGCATTAACGGCGTCTACCTCCGCAACGGCGCCAACCCTTTACACGAGCCCGTGGCCGGACACCACCTTTTCGACGGCGACGGCATGGTTCACGCCGTCAGCATCGATTCCGGATCGGCCAGCTACGCCTGCCGGTTCACGGAGACCCAGAGGCTCGTCCAAGAAAGGGAAATGGGGCGACCCGTTTTCCCCAAAGCCATCGGCGAGCTCCACGGCCACTCCGGCATCGCTCGCCTCCTCCTATTTTTCGCACGTGGGGCTTTAGGCCTCCTCGACAAAAACCACGGCACTGGCGTCGCAAACGCCGGCCTCGTCTACCACAACGGCCGGCTCTTAGCCATGTCGGAAGACGACTTGCCGTACCATGTCCGGGTCACTAAATCCGGGGACCTCGAAACGGTGGGTCGTTACGATTTCGACAGCCAGCTGGGGTCCACAATGATCGCACACCCGAAGGTTGACCCGGAATCCGGCTCCCTCCACGCGCTCAGCTACGATGTTGTTCAGAAGCCGTATTTAAAATACTTCCACTTCAGCCCCAACGGCTCGAAATCCCCGGACGTGGAGATCCCATTGGCAGGGcccaccatgatgcatgacttTGCGATCACCGAGAACTACGTGGTGATCCCGGACCAGCAGGTCGTGTTCAAGCTCGGAGAGATGATCACGGGTGGGTCCCCCGTGATCTACGACAAGAGCAAGATGTCGCGGTTCGGAATTCTTAAGAAGAATGACGTCAACGCCGACGACATCATCTGGGTCGACTCTCCCGACACGTTCTGCTTCCACCTCTGGAACGCGTGGGAGGAGCCCGAGTCCGCTGAGGTCGTTGTGATCGGCTCCTGCATGACGCCGCCCGACTCGATCTTCAACGAGTGCGACGAGAACTTAAAGAGCGTGCTGTCCGAAATCCGGCTCAATTTGAAAACCGGCGAGTCGAGTCGGCGGGCTATCTTGTCTGAATCGGATGATGTGAATTTGGAGGCGGGAATGGTAAATCGGAACTTACTCGGGAGGAAAACGCGGTTCGCTTACCTCGCAATTGCCGAACCCTGGCCCAAAGTTTCGGGTTTTGCTAAAGTTGATCTTTTTACCGGGGAGGTGAAAAAGTTTTTTTACGGCGAGAAAATGTACGGCGGTGAGCCCTTTTTCGTGCCGAGCACGGAAGAGGGCGCGTCGGAGGACGACGGTTATATTCTGACGTTCGTTCACGACGAGAAGAACTGGAAGTCGGAGCTTCAGATTGTTAACGCGGTCAATATGAAGTTGGAGGCTACGGTAAAATTACCTTCAAGGGTGCCCTACGGGTTTCATGGGACGTTTATAGAATCGAAGGACTTGGTAAATCAAGCATAG